One window of the Nothobranchius furzeri strain GRZ-AD chromosome 3, NfurGRZ-RIMD1, whole genome shotgun sequence genome contains the following:
- the ccdc120b gene encoding coiled-coil domain-containing protein 120 — protein sequence MEVKGHLITSMGLGTPDVQGCQDSKLQAERIAALQQRKQALEALLSARVGELKQVCLQEAELTGKLPCAFPLETGEKAPLVQRRAGLAPSTKAEDDSVQRKQMKAIFTGALCRNSESDRNGPNSKRTVHRGCHTEDTVMSESTSSMSDSTSHDNDSSPSVAADQRSLSQPRLTVGSPDHRISRKLSPVEIYYEMRTRRNSITSSVSPSHSLPRSASNVEGRSVPATPMLARTAPISVHVRSDTSSGNGLKQWSGSLDVPYMIPLAQEGSSSDRRSCSYGSRARRSNSSEALLDRSSLPDDPGPRNGMPQRGGPYKSSETLTDGKLRHIHLDGLEKHVDSSVEQVKMRLSMGGRAPSGGYNELLMDYIWGKQQRMQVQHHLYQSTGRIWQDASSPRSSTAAVPPNANGFSHSQVHLPSAATPYSPMVLRGTQAELRRVKVTRTKSCGPFIPLQQQSQDGILLSAYESPLPATSTTSSIPNLHPYQAELLVPPFNRRPPQFSLPTPEDSTRSLHKALALEGLRDWYLRNAFGYPSAAPKGHEAGISRLSHPYPLVHQTQSLQGEPANLQRSQMPQSASFHGHPLHGRSMEFSLYQETPDPQSQDVTPKESNADPGTLV from the exons ATGGAGGTGAAAGGACACCTGATCACATCCATGGGTTTGGGGACTCCTG ATGTTCAAGGCTGCCAGGACAGCAAGCTGCAGGCTGAGCGGATCGCAGCTCTGCAGCAGAGGAAGCAGGCCCTGGAGGCTCTCCTCAGTGCAAGAGTGGGAGAGCTCAAACAAGTCTGTTTGCAGGAAGCA GAACTGACTGGGAAGCTGCCATGTGCTTTTCCTCTGGAGACGGGCGAGAAAGCCCCGCTGGTGCAGCGCAGAGCTGGCCTGGCGCCGAGCACCAAGGCAGAG GATGACTCTGTGCAGAGGAAGCAGATGAAAGCAATCTTCACCGGCGCTTTGTGCCGAAACTCAGAATCAGACCGAAATGGACCAAATAGCAAGAGGACAGTCCACCGGGGGTGCCATACAG AGGACactgtgatgtcagaaagcaccAGCTCGATGTCAGACTCAACATCCCATGATAACG ACTCttcccccagcgtagctgctgaTCAGCGCTCTCTGTCCCAGCCCCGACTCACAGTGGGCAGCCCCGACCACAGGATCAGCAGGAAGCTCTCTCCTGTTGAGATCTACTACGAGATGAGGACACGCCGCAACTCCATCACAAGCTCTGTCAG CCCGTCTCACTCCTTACCCAGAAGTGCTTCTAATGTTGAAGGCAGGAGCGTTCCAGCCACTCCCATGTTGGCCCGAACGGCTCCGATCAGCGTTCACGTCCG GTCAGACACATCGAGTGGTAACGGGTTGAAGCAGTGGTCCGGCAGCCTGGATGTTCCATATATGATCCCACTGGCTCAGGAGGGCTCCTCTTCTGACCGACGAAGCTGTTCCTACGGCTCCAGAGCAAGACGTAGCAACAGCTCAGAGGCCCTCTTGGACAGATCCAGCCTCCCTGATGATCCTGGACCCAGAAATGGTATGCCTCAGAGAGGAGGGCCCTACAAGAGCTCGGAGACACTGACTGATGGCAAATTAAGACATATTCACTTGGACGGCCTGGAGAAACATGTGGACAGTTCTGTGGAGCAGGTAAAAATGCGTCTGTCCATGGGGGGCAGAGCACCTAGCGGAGGCTACAATGAGCTACTGATGGATTATATCTGGGGTAAACAGCAGAGGATGCAAGTGCAGCACCATCTGTATCAGTCCACAGGCAGAATCTGGCAGGACGCGTCCTCTCCTCGCTCCTCCACAGCAGCAGTGCCACCAAATGCCAATGGGTTTTCTCACTCCCAAGTGCATCTGCCCAGTGCTGCAACTCCCTACAGCCCCATGGTCCTTAGAGGGACCCAAGCAGAACTACGGAGGGTCAAAGTCACCCGGACAAAATCCTGTGGGCCGTTCATCCCTTTGCAACAACAATCTCAAGATGGCATCCTGCTGTCAGCATACGAGTCCCCCCTACCTGCCACCAGCACCACCTCCTCCATCCCCAACCTGCATCCGTATCAGGCTGAGCTCTTGGTTCCCCCCTTCAACCGTAGACCCCCACAGTTTTCTCTCCCAACACCAGAAGATTCAACAAGGAGTTTGCATAAAGCTCTGGCTCTGGAGGGGCTGAGGGACTGGTACCTGAGGAACGCTTTTGGCTACCCTTCTGCTGCCCCAAAGGGTCACGAGGCAGGAATCTCCCGTCTCTCTCACCCATACCCGCTAGTGCACCAGACCCAGTCCCTTCAAGGTGAACCAGCAAACCTCCAGAGGTCTCAAATGCCCCAGTCAGCCAGCTTCCATGGCCACCCGCTGCACGGACG GTCGATGGAGTTCTCGCTCTATCAGGAAACTCCAGATCCACAAAGTCAAGATGTGACTCCAAAAGAGAGCAACGCAGACCCAGGGACTTTAGTCTGA